One window of Quercus lobata isolate SW786 unplaced genomic scaffold, ValleyOak3.0 Primary Assembly Scq3eQI_128, whole genome shotgun sequence genomic DNA carries:
- the LOC115973649 gene encoding uncharacterized protein LOC115973649 — translation MGRHCFYVYYDGEQYFHDLHGLSYKGESVKQKFIELKWGTHLRKMHRKIMEALRLDKESHKISIVYRAPQILVSTQVVYNSNPLGCNADVDMMWAVIKRTPQFIASDLYVTVEAVRFHGSASSQHASGVEEPHSLSVDVHPPFAYATPFPYNNEPCSAVDHLDNTEVVGATNTHDVGGSTHTYEHVQADMDAGIDIDGSRDVYEEFIDTDGPVDDAEVLDVPLIKNNEEDCLTTVPIPEWFTSNTWDNINDPSPALGTGHLTSWHKDDHPARGMLFKNKASVQYVLTLYSVEHNKQYKVIKSDTNRLVVRCKNEACLWSIRANCSKKHGMWVISTCKGPHSCSSLQLPTDGRMMDSKFISIALEKYVREDLTRKVRDLRSMLHARHGHDVTMYKVWEAKQKAVARISGILTSRTQNCHDF, via the coding sequence GCTTCTACGTTTACTATGATGGGGAACAATATTTCCATGACTTGCATGGGCTGTCCTATAAAGGCGAGTCAGTGAAGCAGAAGTTCATTGAGTTGAAATGGGGAACACACTTGAGAAAAATGCACCGGAAGATAATGGAAGCTCTACGGTTGGACAAGGAGTCACATAAGATATCAATTGTGTACCGTGCCCCCCAGATACTTGTGAGTACTCAGGTTGTCTACAACTCAAATCCGTTGGGTTGCAATGCTGACGTGGACATGATGTGGGCAGTGATTAAGCGGACCCCCCAGTTCATAGCGTCCGACTTGTATGTAACTGTTGAGGCTGTTAGGTTCCATGGTAGTGCAAGTTCACAACATGCCAGTGGGGTGGAAGAGCCACACTCATTGTCGGTTGACGTGCATCCTCCCTTTGCCTATGCCACGCCTTTCCCCTACAATAATGAACCATGTAGTGCAGTTGATCATTTGGACAACACCGAAGTGGTGGGCGCCACCAATACACATGATGTGGGAGGGTCTACTCACACATATGAGCATGTCCAAGCTGATATGGACGCGGGAATTGATATTGATGGCAGCCGAGATGTGTATGAAGAGTTCATTGATACTGATGGACCAGTGGACGACGCGGAGGTCTTAGATGTACCACTGATCAAAAATAACGAGGAGGATTGCCTTACAACAGTTCCTATCCCAGAATGGTTCACATCAAACACATGGGACAATATTAATGACCCATCACCTGCATTGGGTACAGGACATCTTACAAGTTGGCATAAAGATGACCACCCAGCAAGGGGGATGCTATTCAAGAATAAAGCCTCTGTTCAATATGTGTTGACCCTCTACTCTGTGGAGCATAATAAGCAATACAAGGTCATCAAGTCTGACACCAATAGACTGGTAGTGCGGTGTAAGAATGAGGCATGTCTGTGGTCAATTCGGGCCAATTGCAGCAAGAAGCACGGGATGTGGGTTATTAGTACATGTAAGGGTCCTCATAGTTGCTCATCCCTCCAGCTACCAACTGATGGGCGGATGATGGATTCAAAGTTCATCTCCATTGCACTTGAGAAGTATGTACGGGAAGACCTAACCCGAAAGGTAAGGGACTTGCGTAGTATGTTGCATGCAAGGCATGGGCATGATGTAACTATGTACAAGGTTTGGGAAGCCAAACAGAAGGCAGTTGCACGTATTTCGGGGATTTTGACGAGTCGTACGCAGAATTGCCACGATTTCTAG